In Sphingopyxis sp. 113P3, one DNA window encodes the following:
- a CDS encoding SufD family Fe-S cluster assembly protein produces the protein MTITALPSRRDEAWRYSDIEAVAAAWPLAPAETIVVPAGGDFRRAIVQDAGTIHRIEMSVGKSAAASLHILNIGGLYGRIEVAVTLHEGADFTLGAAQIGGGTQNLEIVTTIIHAEPGATSRQKIRSVLAGTATGTYLGKVAVARDAQQTDSEQNVKAMLLDRSATANAKPELEIFADDVKCAHGCAIGELDGEALFYMQSRGMPPAAAKTILLQAFVAGVFDGASDEARLQDLALAKLGELV, from the coding sequence TTGACCATCACCGCTCTTCCGTCCCGCCGCGACGAAGCGTGGCGCTATAGCGACATCGAGGCGGTCGCTGCGGCGTGGCCGCTCGCTCCGGCCGAGACGATCGTCGTCCCCGCGGGCGGGGATTTTCGGCGGGCGATCGTGCAAGATGCCGGCACGATCCACCGGATCGAAATGAGCGTCGGCAAAAGCGCGGCTGCCTCGCTTCACATCCTCAATATTGGCGGACTCTACGGTCGGATTGAAGTCGCCGTGACACTCCACGAAGGCGCCGACTTCACACTCGGCGCGGCGCAGATCGGGGGCGGCACACAGAATCTCGAGATCGTCACGACAATCATCCATGCCGAACCCGGCGCGACATCGCGGCAGAAGATACGCTCGGTTCTCGCCGGCACTGCGACCGGCACCTATCTCGGAAAGGTCGCGGTGGCGCGCGATGCGCAGCAGACCGACAGTGAGCAGAACGTGAAGGCGATGCTGCTCGACCGCAGTGCGACCGCCAATGCGAAGCCCGAGCTCGAGATCTTCGCGGACGACGTCAAGTGCGCGCACGGCTGCGCGATTGGCGAACTCGATGGCGAGGCGCTTTTCTATATGCAGTCGCGCGGGATGCCCCCCGCGGCGGCGAAGACGATATTGCTTCAGGCGTTCGTCGCCGGGGTGTTCGACGGGGCGTCGGATGAGGCACGGCTCCAGGACCTGGCGCTCGCAAAACTTGGAGAGCTGGTGTGA
- a CDS encoding aminotransferase class V-fold PLP-dependent enzyme translates to MSTKTAVRALPDVRADFPGLTPGWHYLDTAATAQKPQAVIDATVKAMGRDYATVHRGVYARSADMTLAYEAARRRIAAFIGAREHDVTFVRGATEAINLVAYSHPRKGRVLLSILEHHSNIVPWQLAGWQVDVCPLTEDGRIDLVAAEKLLTAEHSMVAFAHVSNVLGSPLDVARAAELAHRVGAELLIDGCQAVPRLPVDVGALGCDYYVFSGHKLYGPTGIGVLWSNKLEALPPWQGGGSMIDRVTFEKTSYAPAPTRFEAGTPAIVEALALAEAVEYVAQQGVEAIHAHECALVASLRDQLARKNSITLFGPANSAGIVSFAMAGVHPHDIGTILDENGVAIRAGHHCAQPLMDHLGVPATARASFGLYSNQDDVTALIEGLARVERIFG, encoded by the coding sequence GTGAGCACGAAAACCGCCGTTCGCGCGCTGCCCGATGTCCGCGCCGATTTTCCCGGTCTGACCCCCGGCTGGCACTATCTCGACACCGCGGCTACCGCGCAGAAGCCGCAGGCCGTGATTGACGCGACAGTGAAGGCGATGGGCCGCGACTACGCGACTGTTCATCGCGGCGTCTACGCGCGCTCGGCCGACATGACGCTCGCCTATGAGGCGGCCCGGCGGCGGATTGCGGCATTTATCGGCGCGCGCGAGCATGACGTCACCTTTGTGCGCGGGGCGACCGAGGCGATCAATCTGGTCGCCTACAGCCACCCCCGCAAGGGCCGGGTCCTGCTCTCAATTCTCGAACATCACAGCAATATCGTGCCGTGGCAGCTCGCGGGGTGGCAAGTCGATGTCTGCCCGCTGACCGAGGATGGGCGCATAGACCTTGTTGCGGCCGAAAAGCTGCTCACGGCTGAGCATAGCATGGTCGCCTTTGCCCATGTCTCGAATGTGCTCGGCAGCCCGCTCGATGTCGCGCGCGCGGCGGAACTTGCTCACCGCGTCGGCGCTGAACTCCTGATCGATGGGTGCCAGGCCGTGCCCCGATTGCCGGTCGACGTCGGGGCCTTGGGCTGCGACTATTATGTGTTTTCCGGGCACAAGCTTTATGGCCCCACCGGGATCGGGGTACTTTGGAGCAACAAGCTCGAGGCGCTGCCGCCGTGGCAGGGTGGCGGGTCGATGATCGACCGCGTGACCTTCGAGAAGACGAGCTATGCTCCGGCTCCAACCCGCTTCGAGGCCGGAACGCCGGCGATCGTCGAGGCGCTGGCGCTGGCCGAAGCGGTGGAATATGTCGCGCAGCAAGGGGTCGAGGCGATCCACGCGCATGAATGCGCGCTGGTGGCATCGCTGCGCGATCAGCTTGCGCGCAAGAATAGCATTACCCTTTTTGGCCCCGCGAACAGCGCAGGGATCGTGAGCTTTGCGATGGCGGGGGTGCACCCTCACGATATCGGAACGATCCTGGACGAGAATGGGGTCGCTATCCGCGCCGGACACCATTGCGCGCAGCCGCTGATGGACCATCTGGGTGTGCCGGCCACGGCGCGGGCAAGCTTCGGACTTTACAGCAATCAGGATGATGTGACCGCGCTGATCGAAGGGCTGGCGCGCGTCGAAAGGATTTTCGGATGA
- a CDS encoding SUF system Fe-S cluster assembly protein, which yields MNEERTIRVEEVESVSPPPKARVEDAEPAADKLERKRDYLEGFLAAKPAEVDPHGVGGDLYEAVVNALKDIYDPEIPVNIYDLGLIYNVEINDGHVMITMTLTTPHCPVAESMPGEVELRVGAVPGVGDAEVNLVWDPPWSPASMSDEARLELGML from the coding sequence ATGAACGAGGAACGCACGATTCGGGTCGAGGAAGTGGAAAGCGTGTCGCCGCCGCCGAAGGCGCGCGTCGAGGACGCCGAGCCCGCTGCCGACAAGCTCGAGCGCAAGCGCGATTATCTGGAGGGTTTTCTTGCCGCAAAGCCGGCCGAGGTTGATCCGCACGGGGTCGGCGGCGACCTTTACGAAGCCGTGGTGAACGCGCTCAAGGATATCTACGACCCTGAAATCCCGGTGAATATCTATGATCTTGGGCTCATCTACAATGTCGAGATCAACGACGGCCACGTGATGATCACCATGACACTGACGACGCCGCATTGCCCGGTCGCAGAATCAATGCCCGGCGAGGTTGAACTTCGCGTTGGCGCGGTGCCCGGGGTCGGCGATGCCGAGGTTAACCTTGTGTGGGATCCGCCCTGGAGTCCTGCGAGCATGAGTGATGAAGCGCGTCTTGAACTGGGGATGCTGTAA
- a CDS encoding HesB/IscA family protein → MTDTQTRIRPAAVTLTPAAEARIAKLMASAPEGAIGVKLSTPRRGCSGLAYSVDYVTEADRFDEKIETPGGTFYIDGASVLYLIGSVMDWVEDDFSAGFVFENPNAKGACGCGESFTV, encoded by the coding sequence ATGACCGATACCCAGACCCGCATCCGTCCTGCCGCAGTGACGCTCACTCCCGCCGCGGAGGCGCGGATTGCGAAGCTGATGGCGTCAGCGCCCGAGGGCGCCATCGGCGTCAAGCTGTCGACCCCCCGGCGCGGCTGCTCGGGGCTCGCCTATTCGGTCGATTATGTCACCGAGGCCGACCGATTCGACGAGAAGATCGAAACCCCGGGTGGAACCTTCTACATCGATGGTGCTTCGGTCCTCTACTTGATCGGCAGCGTCATGGACTGGGTGGAGGATGACTTCTCCGCAGGATTCGTCTTCGAAAACCCCAATGCAAAGGGCGCGTGCGGCTGCGGCGAGAGCTTCACCGTATAG
- the ggt gene encoding gamma-glutamyltransferase → MIKRLLAAFSLFVIVLPSLAAAQGVTSSADPRATEAGREILEKGGSAADAQMAMMLVLTLVEPQSSGVGGGGFFLYHDARTGEITTIDGRETAPDAAKPDRFLGKDGKPRGFMDVVPGGLSVGVPGNIRLMQEVHKRWGKLPWADLFAPAIALADKGFEVTPVLHNLMNSYADVWKDFPEIRAIYYVDDKPAPVGTVIKNPAYATMLREVAARGPDAFYSGANAQAIVKAVTQAPRNPAKMTLADLAAYQAKERPAICTTYRIYKVCGMAPPSSGATTVFGILGMLEAYDMKAMGKDNVMSWHLLAEAMQLAYADRGHYLGDSDFVDVPVKGLLDKQYLAARRMLISPYGVRSTYPVGTPPGAEPRTPSGPVAEHGTTHFVAVDREGNVASMTSTVESIFGSHLVANGYVLNNELTDFTFASEQDGKPVANRVEAGKRPLSSMSPTIVYGPDGQPILALGSAGGKRIIMHVTKTLIGVLDWGLTAEQAIALPNLFFDEQGAIIEDNAMGKILAQQSAVFGKPIRPANFGSKVNAAERTPTGWRGAADPRTPGSWAYADPTAAAE, encoded by the coding sequence ATGATCAAGCGACTCCTTGCGGCCTTCAGCCTGTTTGTCATCGTCCTTCCGTCGCTCGCCGCGGCGCAGGGTGTCACCTCTTCTGCCGATCCGCGCGCGACCGAGGCCGGGCGCGAGATACTGGAAAAGGGCGGCTCGGCCGCCGATGCCCAAATGGCGATGATGCTGGTCCTGACTCTGGTGGAGCCGCAGTCGAGCGGCGTCGGCGGCGGCGGGTTCTTCCTGTATCACGATGCCAGGACGGGCGAGATCACGACGATCGACGGCCGCGAAACGGCGCCTGATGCTGCGAAGCCCGATCGCTTCCTCGGCAAGGACGGCAAGCCGCGGGGCTTCATGGATGTCGTCCCCGGCGGGCTTTCGGTGGGCGTTCCTGGCAATATTCGCCTGATGCAGGAGGTGCACAAGCGCTGGGGCAAGCTGCCTTGGGCTGATCTCTTCGCACCGGCGATTGCACTTGCAGACAAGGGCTTCGAGGTCACCCCCGTCCTCCACAATCTGATGAACAGCTATGCCGATGTCTGGAAGGATTTTCCCGAGATACGCGCGATCTACTATGTCGATGACAAGCCCGCGCCGGTGGGAACGGTCATCAAGAATCCCGCCTATGCAACGATGCTCCGTGAGGTGGCGGCGCGGGGCCCCGACGCTTTTTACAGCGGCGCCAATGCGCAGGCTATCGTCAAGGCGGTGACGCAGGCGCCGCGGAACCCAGCGAAGATGACGCTTGCCGACCTTGCAGCCTACCAGGCGAAGGAGCGACCCGCGATCTGTACGACCTACCGCATTTACAAAGTTTGCGGCATGGCGCCCCCCTCGTCGGGCGCGACCACGGTATTCGGCATTCTGGGCATGCTCGAAGCCTATGACATGAAGGCGATGGGCAAGGATAATGTGATGAGCTGGCATCTGCTCGCCGAGGCGATGCAGCTCGCCTATGCCGATCGCGGACACTATCTTGGCGATAGTGATTTCGTGGACGTTCCAGTGAAGGGTCTGCTCGACAAGCAGTATCTCGCCGCCCGCCGCATGCTGATATCGCCCTATGGGGTGCGCAGCACCTATCCGGTCGGCACGCCGCCGGGTGCCGAGCCGCGCACGCCATCAGGCCCGGTCGCCGAACATGGAACGACCCATTTTGTCGCGGTCGACCGTGAAGGAAATGTCGCGTCGATGACCTCGACCGTCGAGTCGATCTTTGGCAGCCATCTGGTCGCCAACGGCTATGTGCTTAACAACGAACTCACCGATTTCACCTTTGCGAGCGAGCAGGACGGCAAACCCGTTGCCAACCGGGTCGAAGCGGGCAAGCGGCCGCTCTCCTCGATGTCGCCCACGATCGTCTATGGCCCCGATGGTCAGCCGATCCTCGCTCTCGGTTCGGCGGGCGGCAAGCGTATCATCATGCATGTGACCAAGACGCTGATCGGCGTTCTCGACTGGGGGCTGACCGCGGAACAGGCGATCGCGCTCCCCAATCTCTTCTTCGACGAGCAAGGCGCAATCATCGAGGATAATGCAATGGGCAAGATCCTCGCGCAGCAATCGGCCGTGTTCGGCAAGCCGATCCGTCCCGCGAATTTCGGGTCGAAGGTCAATGCCGCCGAGCGAACGCCGACAGGCTGGCGCGGCGCCGCCGATCCGCGTACGCCCGGTAGCTGGGCGTACGCCGATCCGACGGCTGCCGCCGAATAA
- a CDS encoding AMP-dependent synthetase/ligase, producing the protein MKLENPHLDHFPSLVAMFFDRATRGGDDPFLWRKVDRAWQPLSWRQVAHQVAALAHNLRELGLKEGDRVVLVSENRPEFCIADLGIMAAGCITVPTYTTNTERDHQHILDNSGARAVIVSTAKLARVLMPAVLRSNANIVVSMESLRVGQQGDVRVLDWGPLVAGGEAHLEYARARGLTMKREDLACLIYTSGTGGAPRGVMQHHGAILHNGAGAAEILVNDFGIGDEEVFLSFLPLSHAYEHSGGQFLPIMVGAQIYYSEGLEKLVSNIEETKPTIMVVVPRLFEVIRARMIKSVEKQGKLANWMLSQALRVGEKDYERRMGLLDRPVDLILNKLFRPKIQQRFGGRMKALVSGGAPLNPEIGVFFHSIGLTLLQGYGQTEAGPVISCNRPSAGLKMDTVGPPLMNTEVRIADDGEICVRGELVMQGYWRNEAETQRVLVPDPAEPDKGPWLHTGDIGHIDPKGRIVITDRKKDLIVNDKGDNVSPQRVEGMLTLQPEILQAMVYGDKRPHLVGILVPDPEWAAEWAEAEGLPRELELLREHEKFRAAVRSAVDRVNDQLSVIEKVRKFDFADEPFTIENEQMTPSMKIRRHVLKEVYAGKIAALYGS; encoded by the coding sequence ATGAAGCTTGAAAATCCGCATCTCGACCATTTCCCGAGTCTGGTCGCGATGTTCTTCGACCGCGCGACGCGCGGCGGTGACGACCCGTTCCTGTGGCGCAAGGTGGATCGCGCGTGGCAACCGCTGAGTTGGCGGCAGGTTGCGCATCAGGTGGCGGCACTCGCGCACAATTTGCGCGAATTGGGGTTGAAAGAGGGCGACCGGGTGGTGCTGGTCAGCGAAAATCGACCCGAATTCTGCATCGCGGACCTTGGCATCATGGCCGCAGGCTGCATCACCGTTCCGACCTACACAACCAACACGGAGCGTGATCACCAGCATATTCTGGACAACAGCGGTGCGCGCGCGGTGATCGTGTCGACCGCCAAGCTTGCGCGCGTGCTGATGCCCGCCGTCTTGCGCTCAAACGCCAATATCGTGGTCAGCATGGAGTCGCTGCGCGTGGGCCAGCAGGGCGACGTCCGGGTGCTCGACTGGGGCCCGCTCGTCGCGGGTGGCGAAGCGCATCTGGAGTATGCAAGGGCGCGGGGGCTCACGATGAAGCGCGAGGATCTTGCCTGCCTCATCTACACGAGCGGCACTGGCGGCGCCCCGCGCGGGGTGATGCAGCATCATGGCGCCATTCTGCACAATGGCGCCGGTGCGGCCGAGATTCTGGTCAATGACTTCGGGATCGGCGACGAAGAGGTGTTCCTCTCCTTCCTGCCGCTCAGCCACGCCTATGAGCATTCCGGCGGACAGTTCCTGCCGATCATGGTTGGCGCACAAATATATTACAGCGAGGGACTCGAGAAGCTCGTCTCGAACATCGAGGAGACAAAGCCGACGATCATGGTCGTCGTCCCGCGTTTGTTTGAGGTCATCCGCGCCCGGATGATCAAGTCGGTCGAAAAGCAGGGCAAGCTTGCAAACTGGATGCTCTCGCAGGCGCTGCGTGTCGGCGAGAAGGATTATGAACGCCGCATGGGTCTTCTCGATCGCCCGGTCGATCTTATCCTCAACAAGCTTTTCCGGCCCAAGATCCAGCAGCGCTTCGGTGGCCGGATGAAGGCGCTGGTCTCGGGCGGGGCGCCTCTCAACCCCGAAATCGGTGTATTCTTCCACTCGATCGGCCTCACGCTGCTTCAGGGCTATGGTCAGACCGAGGCGGGGCCGGTGATCAGTTGCAACCGCCCGTCGGCGGGGCTCAAGATGGATACGGTCGGCCCGCCGCTCATGAATACCGAGGTGCGGATTGCCGATGATGGAGAGATTTGTGTGCGCGGCGAACTCGTCATGCAGGGCTATTGGCGCAATGAGGCGGAAACCCAGCGGGTTCTCGTCCCCGATCCCGCCGAACCCGACAAGGGGCCGTGGCTCCACACCGGGGACATCGGCCATATCGACCCCAAGGGCCGCATCGTCATTACCGACCGCAAGAAGGATCTGATCGTCAACGACAAGGGGGACAATGTCTCCCCGCAGCGGGTCGAGGGCATGCTGACGCTCCAGCCCGAAATTCTCCAGGCGATGGTCTATGGCGACAAGCGCCCGCACCTCGTCGGCATCCTCGTTCCCGACCCCGAATGGGCGGCCGAATGGGCCGAGGCCGAGGGGCTGCCCCGGGAGCTTGAGCTGCTGCGCGAGCATGAAAAATTCCGCGCCGCGGTGCGCTCGGCGGTCGATCGTGTGAATGACCAGCTTTCCGTCATCGAAAAGGTACGAAAATTCGATTTCGCCGACGAACCCTTCACGATCGAGAATGAGCAGATGACGCCTTCGATGAAGATCCGCCGCCATGTGCTGAAAGAGGTCTATGCGGGCAAGATCGCAGCGCTGTACGGGAGTTAG
- the gloB gene encoding hydroxyacylglutathione hydrolase, translating into MAQLDIVRIPVLSDNYVWLVHDPQSLETVVVDPAVAEPVLAEADARAWTITAIWNTHWHPDHTGGNASIKAKTGCEIIAPAAERERIPTADRLVAGGDRVQLGTHVANIWDVPAHTAGHIAYHFADDGAIFVGDTMFAMGCGRLFEGTAEQMFANMQRLGTLDDATRVYCAHEYTLSNARFAVTVEPDNDALAARLAEVEAARAAGEATVPTTIGDERATNPFLRAPSAAELGRIRALKDAA; encoded by the coding sequence GTGGCACAGCTCGATATCGTCCGTATCCCCGTCCTCAGCGACAATTATGTCTGGCTCGTCCACGATCCGCAAAGCCTGGAGACGGTGGTGGTCGACCCCGCGGTAGCCGAGCCGGTGCTCGCCGAGGCTGACGCGCGCGCCTGGACGATCACTGCAATCTGGAACACCCACTGGCACCCCGATCACACCGGCGGCAACGCCAGCATAAAGGCGAAGACCGGCTGCGAGATCATCGCCCCGGCGGCCGAGCGCGAGCGTATTCCCACCGCCGACCGGCTGGTGGCAGGGGGCGATCGTGTCCAGCTCGGCACGCATGTCGCGAACATATGGGACGTGCCCGCACACACCGCGGGCCATATCGCCTATCATTTTGCCGACGACGGCGCGATCTTCGTCGGCGACACGATGTTTGCGATGGGTTGCGGCCGCCTGTTCGAGGGTACGGCGGAACAGATGTTTGCCAATATGCAGCGACTCGGCACCCTCGACGATGCGACGCGCGTTTATTGCGCGCATGAATATACGCTGTCGAACGCGCGCTTCGCGGTGACCGTCGAGCCCGACAATGATGCGCTGGCAGCGCGCCTTGCCGAGGTCGAGGCCGCGCGCGCCGCGGGCGAGGCGACCGTCCCCACGACGATCGGCGACGAGCGAGCGACCAACCCTTTCTTGCGCGCACCGAGCGCAGCCGAACTTGGACGGATCCGCGCGCTCAAGGATGCCGCGTGA
- a CDS encoding VOC family protein codes for MTKYLHTMIRVTDPDATVAFFKLIGLEEVRRFDNEAGRFTLIFLAAPGQEEIAEVELTYNWPPEDGSPAETYTGGRNFGHLAYRVDDIYATCQRLMDAGVTINRPPRDGHMAFVRSPDGISVELLQDGHLPPQEPWASMPNSGNW; via the coding sequence ATGACCAAATATCTTCACACCATGATCCGCGTCACCGACCCCGACGCGACCGTTGCCTTCTTCAAGCTCATCGGGCTCGAGGAGGTTCGCCGCTTTGACAATGAAGCAGGGCGCTTCACACTGATATTCCTTGCCGCTCCCGGCCAGGAGGAGATTGCCGAGGTCGAGCTGACCTATAATTGGCCGCCCGAAGACGGCAGCCCGGCCGAGACCTACACGGGCGGGCGCAACTTCGGTCACCTCGCCTATCGCGTCGATGATATTTACGCGACCTGCCAGCGGCTGATGGACGCGGGCGTGACCATCAATCGGCCGCCGCGCGATGGGCATATGGCCTTCGTGCGGTCGCCCGACGGCATTTCGGTCGAACTGCTGCAGGACGGTCACTTGCCCCCGCAGGAGCCTTGGGCATCAATGCCGAACAGCGGAAACTGGTAG
- a CDS encoding acyl-CoA thioesterase produces the protein MARSDFRFHLTKRVRYAEIDAQAVVFNSRYLEYFDIGITEYWRAVGVYDRWPHHESPEFHVARAEVDYRAPILLDEQIDICVRCSRVGRSSMTFLFELHGSGRDDLRAAGLEVSVHVAEARGAPAPVPEELLAMFEAFEGRPLRA, from the coding sequence CAAACGCGTCCGCTACGCCGAAATCGACGCGCAAGCGGTAGTGTTCAACAGCCGTTATCTTGAATATTTCGACATCGGCATCACCGAATACTGGCGTGCGGTGGGGGTTTATGACCGTTGGCCGCATCACGAGAGCCCCGAATTCCATGTCGCGCGGGCCGAAGTCGACTACAGGGCGCCTATCCTTCTCGATGAGCAGATCGACATTTGCGTGCGCTGCTCGCGGGTCGGGCGAAGCTCGATGACCTTCCTCTTCGAGTTGCACGGATCGGGGCGCGACGACCTTCGTGCAGCGGGCCTTGAGGTCAGCGTCCACGTCGCAGAGGCGCGCGGCGCACCGGCACCGGTGCCCGAGGAACTGCTCGCGATGTTCGAAGCGTTTGAAGGACGGCCCCTTCGCGCCTAG